The Bacteroidales bacterium DNA segment ATACAATTAAGAATCTTTACAAGTTCAAGTTAGATTTTATTGGAGCTGTTTATTCAAATTGGGGAACTGTAAAGAATGTTGGAGGGCCATTTGATATAATGATTTTAAAACCTAAAAAGGGAGTAGCTAACAAAACCTGAACTACATTAAAACGCCGTTTAGTAATCCGTTAATCCCAATTATAGTTTTCAATACATTACAAAAAATGCCGTACATCAGTACGGCATTTTTCAATTATTTGTATTTGCTTTACTTCAAATTATGTTTCTTAACAAAATCAGTTAATAAACCGTCTAAATCAGGTTTTCCGATTTCTTGAAGGTCATAAAATACTCTTGCAGTCGGCTTTTTGATGTTAATAATACGGGTTAAATCAATAGGCGTTCCGATAACAACAACATCACAATCGGTATTGTTAATTGAAGTTTCAAGATCTTTTAATTGTTCATCACTGTAACCCATTGCCGGCATTAATTCACCGATATTCGGATAAATTTCAAAAGTTTCAGCTAATTTACCGACTACGAAAGGTCTCGGGTCAACAATTTTACCTGCTCCGAATTTAAGTGCTGCAACAGTTCCTGCTCCGAGTTTCATTCCACCGTGCGTTAAAGTAGGTCCGTCTTCAACAACTAAAACTCTTTTGCCTTTAATGACTTCGTAGTTTTCAACTCTTAATGGAGATGCTCCGTCAATTACAACCGCTTTCGGATTTACTTTCGCAATACTTTCTCTTACGGTTTGAATACCTTCGGGAGATGCAGAATCCATTTTATTAATAACAATGGCATCAGCAAGTCTTAAGTTTACTTCTCCGGGGTAATATGACAATTCATCTCCCGGTCTGTGCGGATCGGCAACTGTAATGGTTAAGTCAGGTTTATAAAATGAGAAATCATTATTTCCGCCGTCCCAAAGAATAACATCGCATCCGTCAGGATCTTTTTCGGCAGCTCTTACAATTGCTTCATAATCAACACCTGCATAAATTACATTTCCGCGAACAACATGCGGTTCGTATTCTTCCATTTCCTCAATGGTACATTTATGTTTTTTCAAATCTTCAACAACAGCAAAACGTTGAACTCTTTGAGCGATTAAGTTACCGTAAGGCATAGGATGGCGAACAGCGATTACTTTTAATCCCATACCCATCAAATACTCAATTACTTTACGTGAAGTTTGGCTTTTACCGCAACCGGTTCTTGTAGCAACAACAGAGATAACCGGTTTAGTACTTTTTACCATTGTGTCATCA contains these protein-coding regions:
- a CDS encoding cyclic 2,3-diphosphoglycerate synthase produces the protein MAKKNVIIIGAAGRDFHNFNTYYRGNEDYNVVAFTAAQIPDIDGRKYPAELAGDLYPQGIPIYAEEDLEKLIKEHNVDDCVFSYSDVTYMKVMAMSAIVNAAGANFHLLGPDDTMVKSTKPVISVVATRTGCGKSQTSRKVIEYLMGMGLKVIAVRHPMPYGNLIAQRVQRFAVVEDLKKHKCTIEEMEEYEPHVVRGNVIYAGVDYEAIVRAAEKDPDGCDVILWDGGNNDFSFYKPDLTITVADPHRPGDELSYYPGEVNLRLADAIVINKMDSASPEGIQTVRESIAKVNPKAVVIDGASPLRVENYEVIKGKRVLVVEDGPTLTHGGMKLGAGTVAALKFGAGKIVDPRPFVVGKLAETFEIYPNIGELMPAMGYSDEQLKDLETSINNTDCDVVVIGTPIDLTRIINIKKPTARVFYDLQEIGKPDLDGLLTDFVKKHNLK